In Veillonellaceae bacterium, one DNA window encodes the following:
- a CDS encoding L,D-transpeptidase family protein, with product MQVLRKLLYFFVSVLYGIIGPLTVLASGDAVQSRIVVNLPSRTLEYYQSGNLFSEYPVAIGSAYSPTPLGEFHIIDKVINPWWYPPGKDYFVPSGPANPLGYRWLGFLPTYGIHGTNIPWSIGRVISNGCIRMYEEDVEELFDLVDYHTPVQITYDRIKVSVDDNGNASIGIYPDVYGYQDISVTVAQEVLAAKGLDGLADAAFLEKIIAEQAEQQLIFAQVYNLLVNGVKLTAHAAAIDGELYIPASAVAAAINTKLTWDESTRTLSRKYQSVPGQLKGSTVYVSLNHLSTLFGGKYTWQDFGRSLSLTIPVLFHNGRPLSSDIHTINDRNFLPALPVAKALGLKLTYDEKQGTLRNCIRQIPVEIIDNQPYIDTTKLGEYYHAAVTWNEEQQHLDLTEPAWDLDCSMYLDLMRDCLE from the coding sequence GTGCAGGTATTGAGGAAACTGTTGTATTTCTTTGTTTCAGTATTGTACGGCATAATCGGGCCTCTCACTGTCCTAGCATCAGGAGACGCCGTACAATCCCGAATTGTCGTTAATTTACCCAGTCGGACACTGGAGTACTACCAATCCGGCAATTTGTTCAGTGAGTACCCTGTCGCTATTGGCAGCGCATATTCTCCTACCCCGTTGGGGGAGTTTCACATCATTGACAAAGTGATAAATCCGTGGTGGTATCCCCCCGGAAAAGACTATTTCGTTCCCTCCGGCCCGGCCAATCCATTGGGTTACCGATGGCTTGGCTTTTTGCCTACCTATGGCATCCACGGAACCAATATTCCCTGGTCAATCGGCCGGGTTATCTCTAATGGCTGCATCCGCATGTATGAGGAAGATGTCGAGGAACTTTTCGATTTGGTTGACTATCATACACCGGTTCAGATCACTTATGATCGAATAAAAGTCAGCGTGGATGATAATGGCAATGCCTCAATCGGCATCTATCCGGATGTCTACGGCTATCAGGATATTTCGGTAACTGTAGCGCAGGAAGTCCTTGCCGCCAAAGGCCTCGATGGGTTAGCCGATGCGGCTTTCTTAGAAAAAATCATCGCCGAACAAGCCGAACAGCAGCTAATTTTTGCCCAAGTATACAACCTCCTCGTTAACGGGGTCAAACTTACTGCCCACGCTGCCGCTATCGACGGAGAGTTGTATATACCGGCTTCGGCCGTGGCAGCTGCTATTAATACCAAACTTACCTGGGATGAATCTACCCGGACTTTGAGCCGCAAATATCAATCAGTACCCGGACAACTTAAAGGCAGTACGGTGTATGTCAGCCTAAATCACCTATCAACCTTATTTGGCGGCAAGTATACCTGGCAAGACTTTGGCCGAAGCCTGTCGTTAACAATTCCGGTACTATTTCATAACGGCCGACCATTATCCAGCGATATTCATACTATAAACGACCGCAATTTTTTGCCGGCCCTGCCGGTGGCCAAGGCACTTGGCCTAAAACTTACCTACGATGAAAAACAAGGTACTCTGCGCAACTGCATTCGTCAGATACCTGTTGAAATAATTGACAACCAGCCTTATATTGATACGACCAAGCTAGGCGAATACTATCATGCCGCCGTTACTTGGAATGAAGAGCAGCAGCACCTTGATCTTACAGAACCCGCCTGGGACCTTGACTGTTCGATGTATCTGGACTTAATGCGTGATTGTCTGGAGTAA
- the bioA gene encoding adenosylmethionine--8-amino-7-oxononanoate transaminase, with product MNEIELKDKQYIWHPFTQMKDWIEKPQTVIAEANGIKLIDTEGNEYYDGVSSLWVNIHGHRKQEINQAIIDQLNKVAHSTMLGLTNIPASELAEQLVNIAPDGLSKVFYSDDGSTAVEVALKMAFQYWQFKGKPNKQKFIALDQAYHGDTVGTVSVGGIDLFHRIFKPLLFSPIHIPSPSCYHCKIADDCASCGMACLEPLEKALAEHHDEIAGLIIEPLVQAAAGMLMSPPGYLKKVRELTQKYNVLLIADEVATGFGRTGKMFACEHENVSPDFMTISKGITAGYMPLAATLTTDEIYNAFLGEHTDKRTFYHGHSYTGNQLACAAALANLKVFRDEQVLEGLEAKIALIGAKLAEINLLSHVGEARQRGMIVGIELMKDKSTKTPFAWSDAVGAKVCLHARKYGLFIRPVGDVIVFMPPLSSSLDELADMLSIIHRAIKEVTELADGSADYPDTAAISV from the coding sequence ATGAACGAGATTGAATTAAAAGATAAGCAATATATTTGGCATCCTTTCACGCAGATGAAGGACTGGATTGAAAAACCGCAAACCGTTATTGCCGAGGCCAACGGTATTAAGCTTATTGATACAGAGGGTAATGAATATTACGACGGCGTTTCTTCGCTCTGGGTAAATATTCACGGCCACCGCAAACAGGAGATAAATCAGGCTATTATTGATCAGCTTAATAAAGTAGCCCATTCTACCATGTTAGGGCTTACTAATATCCCGGCCTCTGAGTTAGCTGAGCAGTTAGTAAATATAGCGCCTGACGGCTTAAGCAAAGTCTTTTATTCCGACGACGGCTCGACAGCTGTTGAAGTTGCCCTCAAAATGGCGTTCCAGTACTGGCAGTTTAAAGGAAAACCTAATAAGCAAAAATTTATCGCGCTTGACCAAGCCTATCATGGCGATACTGTCGGAACAGTAAGCGTCGGCGGCATTGATCTCTTTCATCGCATTTTTAAACCGCTGTTGTTCTCTCCTATCCATATTCCCTCACCATCCTGCTACCATTGTAAAATAGCTGATGATTGTGCTTCCTGCGGCATGGCCTGCCTAGAACCGCTGGAGAAAGCGCTGGCCGAGCATCACGATGAAATTGCCGGCCTAATTATTGAGCCGCTTGTTCAAGCTGCCGCCGGCATGCTGATGTCGCCACCCGGGTATTTGAAAAAGGTGCGGGAACTGACTCAAAAATATAATGTACTGCTAATTGCCGATGAGGTAGCAACAGGCTTCGGCCGTACCGGCAAAATGTTCGCCTGCGAGCATGAGAATGTGTCGCCCGACTTCATGACTATCTCGAAAGGTATTACAGCCGGCTATATGCCGTTGGCTGCTACACTGACAACCGACGAAATCTATAACGCTTTCCTGGGCGAGCATACCGATAAGCGCACCTTTTACCATGGCCATTCATACACCGGTAATCAGCTGGCCTGTGCCGCTGCGCTTGCTAATCTTAAGGTATTCCGCGACGAACAAGTTTTGGAGGGTCTTGAAGCCAAAATCGCGCTAATCGGCGCTAAGCTAGCTGAAATAAATCTACTCAGCCACGTTGGCGAAGCCCGGCAACGCGGTATGATAGTAGGCATTGAGTTAATGAAGGACAAATCAACCAAAACACCGTTTGCCTGGTCAGATGCTGTCGGAGCAAAGGTATGTCTTCACGCACGTAAATATGGTCTTTTCATCCGCCCGGTTGGCGACGTGATAGTGTTTATGCCGCCATTATCCAGCTCGCTCGATGAATTAGCTGATATGCTGTCAATAATTCACCGCGCAATTAAAGAAGTTACCGAGCTTGCCGACGGCAGCGCTGACTACCCAGATACAGCCGCAATATCAGTATAA
- a CDS encoding PAS domain S-box protein has product MASLKQRLSKAIQYIIPASLEGRLRWGSVMLVLVPSLLFIMFFAVYELANKRQEAYDRLEQTVNFRRDTLISWAKNKGVKFQMLAGTQNARNLDLAGMKIDFEAALEADEKFSDFIFVNRDGKVELAINYPLNIDVADSAYFQRALVGLPTLAEPGTSQVDGEWRLIFTAPVYGFKGEFQGAILGIMPIAAIDDVLGTMGFGKTGETYLMDNNGIRFTVPRFAKEENLDPSATVCYLKKDEMRGPPISSLTSSGITSYINCRDQQVIGVYYPIKELNWVIVGEIVESEILEPVYTLIVSMIVMFLCVLLVVLPLTVMLTKTIKRPLAYLLLGSESLKNRDYSYRINNDDIANAPKDLRQLCSTFNQMTAIVADRGNYLEEQISQRTEALKRAVNNLQQQIHFRRKTELLLLQNEEKYRMLFAAASDAILIAELCPDGTPGKFIEVNEKACELLGYSKNELLELTPYDIVANLRAGAKPVVLKLNSYQNTILEDSYIKKSGELVSVEVNVHKIPLNGRDVYFAIARDSTLRKKMEQEMARLERLNLIGEMAAGIGHEVRNPMTTVRGFLQLLGKRKENYDNAEYFKVMIEELDRANGIITEFLSLAKNKSVDLKMRSLNDIISAIYPLVKADGMLANQQIIVETGAIPELLLDEKEIRQLILNLVRNGLEAMPPKKRLKIKTYTEGDEVVLAVQDEGSGIPDELLAKLGTPFFTTKEKGTGLGLAVCYSIANRHKATIIPETGPKGTTFYVRFKTS; this is encoded by the coding sequence GTGGCAAGTTTGAAACAACGCTTGTCTAAAGCCATACAATACATAATTCCAGCCTCACTTGAGGGGCGCCTGCGGTGGGGGAGCGTTATGCTGGTATTGGTACCCAGCCTGCTATTTATCATGTTTTTTGCCGTTTACGAGCTAGCAAATAAACGACAGGAAGCTTATGATCGGTTAGAGCAGACCGTCAATTTCCGTCGCGATACCCTTATAAGCTGGGCGAAAAATAAAGGCGTGAAATTTCAGATGCTTGCTGGTACCCAGAACGCCCGTAATTTAGATCTAGCTGGGATGAAAATTGATTTTGAGGCTGCACTTGAGGCTGATGAAAAATTCAGCGATTTTATATTTGTAAACCGCGATGGTAAAGTGGAACTTGCCATAAATTATCCGCTAAATATCGATGTAGCGGACAGCGCTTATTTTCAGCGCGCGCTCGTGGGACTGCCCACACTTGCCGAGCCGGGGACAAGCCAGGTTGATGGTGAGTGGCGGCTGATATTTACCGCCCCGGTCTACGGATTTAAGGGAGAGTTTCAAGGGGCCATTCTCGGCATAATGCCGATTGCGGCTATTGATGATGTCCTAGGAACAATGGGGTTTGGAAAGACCGGCGAAACCTATTTGATGGATAATAACGGAATACGCTTTACCGTTCCGCGATTTGCAAAAGAGGAGAACTTGGATCCGTCGGCAACGGTTTGCTATCTAAAAAAAGACGAGATGCGCGGGCCGCCGATTAGTAGTTTAACGTCGTCCGGTATAACTTCATATATAAATTGCCGGGATCAGCAGGTAATCGGTGTTTATTATCCGATTAAAGAACTCAACTGGGTGATTGTCGGCGAGATAGTCGAAAGCGAAATTCTTGAACCGGTATATACGTTGATAGTCAGCATGATTGTTATGTTTCTATGTGTTCTGCTGGTTGTACTCCCGCTGACCGTTATGCTTACCAAAACCATCAAACGACCACTTGCTTATCTTTTGCTCGGCTCAGAAAGCCTCAAGAACCGCGATTATTCTTATCGGATTAATAATGATGATATTGCCAATGCGCCCAAGGATCTAAGGCAATTATGCAGCACTTTTAATCAGATGACGGCGATAGTCGCCGACCGTGGTAATTATCTAGAAGAACAAATCAGCCAACGAACGGAGGCGTTGAAGCGGGCTGTCAACAATTTACAGCAGCAAATTCACTTTCGCCGGAAAACAGAACTGCTGCTCTTGCAAAATGAGGAAAAGTACCGAATGCTTTTTGCGGCAGCGTCCGACGCCATACTAATTGCCGAGCTTTGCCCGGATGGGACGCCAGGTAAGTTTATCGAGGTAAACGAGAAGGCCTGTGAACTTCTCGGCTACAGCAAAAATGAATTATTGGAGCTGACGCCGTATGATATTGTCGCTAATCTTCGGGCTGGAGCTAAACCGGTAGTTTTAAAGCTGAACAGCTATCAGAATACAATTCTGGAAGATAGTTACATAAAAAAATCGGGTGAACTTGTATCGGTTGAGGTCAACGTTCACAAAATTCCGCTTAATGGCCGCGATGTATATTTCGCCATCGCCCGGGATAGCACGCTTCGCAAGAAGATGGAGCAAGAAATGGCCCGCTTAGAGCGGCTTAATTTAATCGGCGAAATGGCAGCCGGCATTGGCCATGAGGTGCGCAACCCCATGACAACGGTGCGGGGATTCCTGCAACTGTTGGGAAAACGCAAGGAAAATTATGACAACGCTGAATATTTCAAAGTAATGATTGAAGAACTGGACCGGGCCAATGGTATAATCACCGAGTTTCTATCCTTAGCCAAGAATAAATCGGTAGACTTAAAAATGCGCAGCTTAAACGATATTATTAGCGCAATATATCCCTTGGTAAAGGCCGATGGAATGCTGGCAAACCAGCAGATAATCGTCGAAACCGGAGCTATTCCGGAGCTATTGCTTGATGAAAAGGAAATTCGTCAACTTATCCTCAATCTTGTGCGCAACGGATTGGAGGCTATGCCGCCGAAAAAACGATTAAAGATTAAGACTTATACTGAAGGCGATGAGGTCGTGCTGGCTGTTCAGGACGAAGGGTCTGGGATCCCGGACGAACTGCTTGCTAAACTTGGAACACCGTTTTTTACCACCAAGGAAAAAGGGACCGGCCTTGGGCTGGCCGTTTGCTACAGTATTGCCAACAGACACAAAGCGACTATCATTCCTGAGACCGGTCCCAAGGGAACTACCTTCTATGTAAGGTTTAAAACCAGCTAA
- a CDS encoding TSUP family transporter, translated as MENLSPEILAFLIVAGFLSAFIDSVVGGGGMISLPALLLTGLPPSLALGTNKMASVMGSLTSTLSFMRSGKIDYGLIKYLFPLSLLGSTLGVITVQKLPPEFLKPLVVILLIAVTIYSIFKKDWGNESTYQGMTRKVGLLSGIAAFTLGFYDGFFGPGAGSFLIFAFLMIGFDFVTAAGNARSLNFASNIAAVVTFGLAGSINFYYSIPMGLAMIVGALAGTRLAITKGATYVRPLFITVTTLLVSKQLWDLLR; from the coding sequence ATGGAAAACCTAAGTCCGGAAATACTGGCTTTTCTAATCGTCGCCGGTTTTTTGTCCGCCTTTATTGATTCGGTAGTTGGCGGCGGCGGTATGATATCCTTGCCGGCTCTTTTATTAACCGGTTTGCCGCCTAGCCTCGCCCTTGGCACCAATAAGATGGCCAGTGTCATGGGCAGTCTTACCAGTACCTTGTCATTTATGCGTTCCGGTAAAATCGACTATGGCCTTATTAAATATCTATTTCCGTTATCGCTGCTAGGCTCAACACTCGGTGTAATTACCGTCCAGAAACTGCCGCCCGAGTTTTTAAAGCCGCTAGTGGTAATCCTGCTTATTGCCGTAACTATTTATAGTATCTTTAAAAAGGATTGGGGCAATGAATCAACTTATCAGGGTATGACCCGCAAGGTTGGATTATTAAGCGGGATTGCCGCCTTTACCCTAGGCTTTTATGACGGCTTCTTCGGCCCAGGCGCTGGTTCATTCTTAATCTTCGCCTTTTTAATGATTGGCTTCGACTTTGTAACAGCAGCAGGCAACGCCCGCTCGCTCAACTTCGCTAGCAATATTGCGGCAGTAGTTACCTTCGGTCTCGCCGGTTCGATTAATTTTTACTACAGCATACCAATGGGTCTGGCCATGATAGTCGGCGCTTTAGCCGGAACAAGACTGGCCATTACCAAAGGCGCAACCTATGTGCGCCCGCTCTTTATCACAGTTACAACGCTGCTGGTCAGTAAACAGCTATGGGATCTATTGCGTTAA